In Halobacteria archaeon AArc-dxtr1, the sequence GCTCCCAAATCAGCCGGGTATCGTCAGCGAGATCGTCAACCCGATCGCCGACGCCCGAATCAACCTCCAGGACATCATCACCAGCGCCACCTCCGTCGCGCTGTTCGTCGACTGGGAAGACCGCGAGAAGACCCTCGAGCTCACGCAGGACCTGTTCTGAGACCGCTTCGTTACTCATATCGACTCTGCCAGAGCTGGCCACTCTCTCGGTAACGACTCCCTACTAGATTCGTTCGGCGCATTCAGGCTCAACCCCTTTTTGTCGCCGTCGCCTCGATCGAACCATGCTAGAACTTGCACTCGCGTTCTTCATCATCGCAATCATCGCCGCCGCGTTCGGTGCGACCGGCGTCGCTGGCGTTACGATGGCCGCCGCGAAGTGGATCGTGGGGCTGTTCTTGCTGCTGGCGGTCCTCTCGATGTTGCTGTAGTGAGTCCCCGGCTGTCATCCAGCGACACGCACTAGCAGCTTCGGTCACTCCAGCAGCGCTGCACCCTCTTCGACGTCCATCACACCCTGTGAGACGGCCGTGAGGATGCGGACGACCTCCGGATT encodes:
- a CDS encoding DUF1328 domain-containing protein, translating into MLELALAFFIIAIIAAAFGATGVAGVTMAAAKWIVGLFLLLAVLSMLL